The Marasmius oreades isolate 03SP1 chromosome 11, whole genome shotgun sequence genome includes a region encoding these proteins:
- a CDS encoding uncharacterized protein (CAZy:GH5), whose protein sequence is MSHPNGPYGHYPHNPYNTNNNDYSHNTPYDETPQPFMAARGPLYHHPSYSASQQSLHTYQASEYASSVYALNTTNPTDNYHDDPSTHGAAAGGGMPMSPLGSSRNLEEEKRAIYESPRAKSNKRKYLISALALLIVVLAIAGFCVYWFVFRNKSSSGSGSPAGQQGKGKSLAVFGGNGSKVLLEDGTEYTYTNPHGGWWYYDVNDPFNNGAKAQSWSPALNETFNYGVDKIRGVNLGGWLTIEPFITPALFEAYQTSTPHPVDEWTLHTVMAADTANGGLDQIEKHYQTFITEKDFAEIAAAGLNYVRLAVPYWAIEVRSGEPFLPKVAWKYFIKAVGWARKYGIRINLDLHAVPGSQNGWNHSGRLGEASFLHGPMGYANAQRTLDYIRILAEFAAQPQYKDVITIFGIINEPRCDFTGKDQLAGFYAQAYQIVRDAGGPWVSIHDCMMGKDAWATFMPDADRLTLDTHPYMAFGNQDSDGWGKKISTPCQWGTEFNKSQGVFGLNNAGEWSLGINDCGLFLNGVDEGVRYEGRYVPDPSFKRVGSCDQWTDYESYTDATKKEILSFVLANMDALQNYFFWTWKIGPSLASGKIETPAWSYQLGLQNGWMPQDPRVAMGACGNTSPWIGPLKVGSGNVDLAAYPWPPVSIQDAGSPKTLPAYTATGTLVTLQGGTLTVKGVKPTKDADLGDGWNNGKDTTGMAVENPNCNYLDAWIGTKAPAPVPLCGGGGGAPAAPATTVKAAGTGTGTVKVAGAAATGTTAKGGVAGSKITPVAGDDDDDDELVRRGVVPRPTITLAP, encoded by the exons ATGTCTCACCCAAATGGCCCATACGGGCACTACCCTCACAATCCTTACAACACCAACAACAACGACTACAGCCATAACACTCCTTACGACGAAACTCCTCAACCTTTCATGGCCGCACGAGGTCCCCTCTACCACCATCCATCCTACTCTGCCTCTCAACAATCCCTACACACCTACCAAGCCTCTGAATACGCCTCTTCAGTCTACGCTCTCAACACCACCAACCCCACCGACAACTACCATGACGACCCCTCCACCCACGGCGCCGCTGCTGGTGGTGGCATGCCCATGTCGCCACTCGGCAGCAGTAGAAACCTCGAGGAAGAAAAACGAGCCATCTACGAATCCCCCCGTGCCAAATCCAACAAACGCAAATACCTCATATCTGCGCTCGccctcctcatcgtcgtcctCGCCATCGCAGGCTTTTGCGTTTATTGGTTTGTTTTCAGGAATAAAAGCAGTAGTGGCAGCGGTTCTCCAGCTGGTCAACAGGGCAAGGGCAAGTCCCTTGCTGTGTTTGGGGGGAACGGGTCCAAGGTGTTGTTGGAGGATGGTACGGAGTACACCTATACGAACCCCCATGGCGGCTGGTGGTACTATGATGTGAATGATCCATTCAACAATGGGGCGAAGGCGCAGAGTTGGAGTCCTGCATTGAACGAGACGTTTAATTATGGCGTTGACAAGATTAGGGG CGTCAACCTAGGCGGCTGGTTAACCATCGAACCTTTCATCACTCCTGCTCTGTTCGAGGCATACCAAACTAGCACCCCGCATCCCGTTGATGAATGGACGCTTCATACCGTTATGGCTGCTGATACCGCCAACGGAGGCTTAGATCAGATTGAGAAACATTATCAGACGTTTATC ACGGAAAAAGACTTTGCGGAAATAGCAGCAGCAGGACTCAACTACGTTCGACTTGCCGTTCCTTACTGGGCGATCGAAGTTCGTTCAGGAGAACCGTTCTTGCCAAAGGTTGCTTGGAA ATACTTCATCAAAGCCGTCGGCTGGGCGCGCAAATACGGAATCCGCATCAACCTCGACCTACACGCCGTCCCTGGTAGTCAAAATGGATGGAACCATTCTGGCCGTTTGGGCGAAGCCTCGTTCTTACATGGACCGATGGGGTATGCGAATGCACAGCGGACGTTGGATTATATCCGTATCCTCGCGGAGTTTGCGGCGCAGCCACAGTACAAGGATGTCATTACGATCTTTGGGATTATTAATGAGCCGAGGTGTGATTTTACTGGGAAGGATCAGTTGGCTGGGTT CTATGCCCAAGCGTACCAAATTGTTCGAGATGCTGGAGGTCCTTGGGTGTCGATACACGATTGTATGATGGGCAAAGATGCGTGGGCAACGTTTATGCCGGACGCGGATCGACTTACGCTTGATACCCATCCGTATATGGCTTTTGGAAATCAGGATTCTGATGGGTGGGGAAAGAAGATTTCGACGCCTTGTCAGTGGGGGACTGAGTTTAATAAGAGTCAGG GTGTCTTTGGGTTGAATAACGCGGGAGAGTGGAGTTTGGGAATCAACGACTGTGGGTTGTTCCTGAATGGTGTGGATGAAGGTGTGAGGTACGAGGGACGATACGTACCTGATCCCAGTTTCAAGCGTGTGGGCAGTTGCGATCAGTGGACGGATTATGAGAGTTATACTGATGCGACGAAGAAGGAGATTTTGAGTTTTGTCTTGGCTAATATGGATGCTTTGCAG AACTACTTCTTTTGGACATGGAAAATCGGTCCCTCACTTGCATCTGGAAAGATCGAAACACCGGCTTGGTCTTATCAATTGGGTTTACAAAACGGGTGGATGCCACAGGATCCGAGGGTTGCTATGGGTGCATGTGGGAATACCTCTCCTTGGATTGGACCGTTGAAAGTGGGTTCAGGGAACGTCGACCTTGCTGCATATCCATGGCCACCTGTGTCAATACAGGACGCTGGATCACCCAAGACGCTTCCTGCGTATACGGCTACGGGAACGTTGGTCACGCTTCAGGGGGGGACGTTGACGGTCAAAGGGGTGAAGCCGACGAAGGATGCGGATTTAGGCGATGGATGGAATAATGGGAAGGATACGACGGGGATGGCGGTTGAGAATCCGAATTGTAATTATTTGGATGCGTGGATTGGGACTAAGGCTCCTGCGCCTGTTCCACtctgtggtggtggtggcggggCGCCAGCCGCGCCCGCCACGACAGTGAAGGCAGCGGGTACAGGGACGGGGACGGTGAAGGTGGCGGGTGCTGCTGCGACGGGTACGACTGCCAAGGGTGGAGTTGCTGGATCTAAGATTACGCCAGTTGCgggggatgatgatgatgacgatgagctTGTGAGGAGGGGTGTTGTTCCGAGGCCGACGATTACGCTTGCTCCTTAG